From one uncultured Bacteroides sp. genomic stretch:
- a CDS encoding response regulator transcription factor yields the protein MDEKMRILLCEDDENLGMLLREYLQAKGYSAELYPDGEAGYKAFLKNKYDLCVFDVMMPKKDGFTLAQEVRAANAEIPIIFLTAKTLKDDILEGFKIGADDYLTKPFSMEELTFRIEAILRRVRGKKNKESNVYKIGKFVFDTQKQILSIEGKQTKLTTKESELLGLLCAHANEILQRDFALKTIWIDDNYFNARSMDVYITKLRKHLKEDETIEIINIHGKGYKLITPEVEA from the coding sequence ATGGACGAGAAAATGCGTATTTTATTGTGCGAAGATGATGAGAATCTTGGCATGCTTTTGAGAGAATATTTGCAGGCAAAAGGTTATTCCGCAGAGCTGTATCCTGATGGAGAGGCCGGTTATAAGGCTTTTTTGAAGAATAAGTATGATTTATGCGTATTTGATGTAATGATGCCTAAGAAAGATGGATTTACTTTGGCGCAGGAAGTTCGTGCAGCTAATGCTGAAATTCCAATCATTTTCTTAACCGCTAAAACACTTAAAGATGACATTCTTGAAGGTTTCAAGATTGGTGCTGATGATTATTTAACCAAGCCTTTCAGTATGGAAGAGCTGACTTTCAGAATTGAAGCAATTTTGAGAAGGGTAAGAGGAAAGAAAAATAAAGAAAGTAATGTTTATAAGATTGGTAAGTTTGTTTTTGATACTCAGAAACAAATCCTTTCTATTGAGGGTAAGCAAACAAAATTAACAACGAAGGAATCTGAATTACTTGGACTTCTGTGCGCTCATGCAAATGAGATCCTGCAAAGAGATTTTGCTTTAAAAACAATCTGGATTGATGACAATTATTTCAATGCACGTAGTATGGATGTGTATATTACAAAGCTTCGTAAGCACCTGAAAGAAGATGAGACAATTGAGATTATCAATATTCATGGTAAAGGTTATAAACTGATCACACCAGAGGTGGAAGCTTAA
- a CDS encoding HAMP domain-containing sensor histidine kinase: protein MKKSTIWILGIVMGLSFLSLLYLQVSYIEEMVKMRNEQFDESVKRSLYQVSKNLEYDETLRYLEKDVAETERVALSSQAVPAAAVNNKDALAHSSHYAITSNSSDFEIKTTMTKPSGLPKAMISRKHGENNILQTSKTLQEAIKNRYLHQRVLLDEVVLNILYKSSDKALEDRVNFKNLDGYLKSEFVNNGIDIPYHFTVTDKDGREAYRCPDYEEVGSENSYTQILFPNDPPTKISFVKVHFPSRRDYIFDSISFMLPSLAFTLVLLITFIFTIYIAFRQKKLTEMKNDFINNMTHEFKTPISTISLAAQMLKDPAVGKSPQMFQHISGVINDETKRLRFQVEKVLQMSMFERQKSTLKMTEIDANELISGVINTFTLKVEKYNGKIDANLNAEDPNIFVDEMHITNVIFNLMDNAVKYKKPEEDLLLTVTTWNEPGKLCISIADNGIGIKKENLKKVFDKFYRVHTGNLHDVKGFGLGLAYVKKIIQDHKGTIRIESELGVGSKFIIVLPLLNN, encoded by the coding sequence ATGAAGAAGTCAACAATCTGGATATTGGGTATTGTAATGGGACTTTCTTTTCTAAGTTTGCTTTATCTTCAGGTAAGCTACATAGAAGAGATGGTTAAGATGCGCAATGAGCAATTTGATGAATCTGTTAAACGTAGTTTATATCAGGTTTCTAAAAATCTGGAGTATGATGAAACTTTGAGGTATTTGGAAAAGGATGTAGCTGAGACGGAACGTGTAGCTTTAAGTTCTCAGGCAGTGCCTGCTGCTGCAGTCAATAATAAAGATGCTTTGGCTCATTCGTCTCATTATGCCATTACTTCTAATTCCTCTGATTTTGAGATAAAGACAACAATGACGAAGCCTTCGGGGTTACCTAAGGCTATGATCTCAAGAAAGCATGGAGAAAATAATATTCTTCAAACTTCCAAGACGTTGCAAGAGGCTATAAAAAACAGATATCTTCATCAAAGGGTTTTATTGGATGAAGTGGTGCTGAATATTCTCTATAAATCAAGTGATAAAGCACTGGAGGATCGTGTGAATTTCAAAAATCTGGATGGCTATTTAAAATCCGAGTTCGTGAATAACGGAATTGATATACCCTATCATTTTACAGTTACTGATAAAGATGGCAGAGAAGCATACCGATGTCCGGATTATGAGGAGGTAGGAAGTGAGAACTCTTATACTCAGATACTTTTTCCAAATGATCCACCTACAAAAATTAGTTTTGTAAAGGTCCATTTCCCTTCCAGAAGAGATTATATCTTTGATTCTATTAGCTTTATGCTTCCGTCTTTGGCTTTTACATTAGTGTTGCTGATTACATTCATTTTCACTATTTATATTGCTTTCAGACAGAAAAAACTGACAGAGATGAAGAATGACTTTATAAATAATATGACGCATGAGTTTAAAACACCGATATCGACTATTTCTCTGGCGGCGCAGATGTTGAAAGACCCGGCAGTGGGTAAGTCTCCGCAAATGTTCCAGCATATATCGGGCGTGATAAATGATGAGACAAAACGATTGAGATTTCAGGTCGAAAAGGTGCTTCAGATGTCTATGTTTGAACGTCAGAAATCTACTCTCAAGATGACGGAGATTGATGCAAACGAACTGATTTCGGGAGTGATCAACACCTTTACACTGAAAGTGGAGAAGTATAATGGAAAGATAGATGCTAATCTAAATGCAGAAGATCCGAATATTTTTGTAGATGAGATGCATATCACCAATGTGATCTTTAACCTGATGGATAATGCCGTAAAGTATAAGAAGCCGGAAGAAGATTTATTGCTTACTGTTACTACCTGGAACGAACCGGGTAAATTGTGTATTTCCATTGCCGATAATGGGATTGGAATAAAGAAAGAAAACTTGAAAAAGGTCTTTGATAAGTTCTATCGGGTTCATACCGGTAATTTGCACGATGTCAAAGGCTTTGGATTAGGACTTGCATATGTGAAAAAAATTATCCAGGATCACAAAGGAACTATACGTATAGAAAGTGAACTGGGTGTGGGAAGTAAATTTATTATTGTATTACCTTTATTAAATAATTAA
- a CDS encoding elongation factor G yields MKVYQTNEIKNIALLGSSGSGKTTLVEAMLYESGIIKRRGSIAAKNTVSDYFPVEQEYGYSVFSTVFHTEWNGKKLNMIDCPGSDDFVGGAVTALNVTDTAILLINGQYGVEVGTQNHFRYTEKFEKPVIFLVNQLDNDKCDYDNVLEQLKDAYGPKIVPIQYPLACGSGFNSLIDVLLMKKYTWKPEGGAPTIEDIPAEEMDKAMEMHKALVEAAAENDESLMEKFFEKETLEPDEMRLGIREGLATRGIFPVFCVCAGKDMGVRRLMEFLGNVVPYVSDMPKVTNTEGKEIAPDVNKPTSLYFFKTSVEPHIGEVSYFKVMSGKVKEGDDLTNADRGSKERIAQIFVVAGANRIKVEELQAGDIGATVKLKDVKTGNTLNGKDCDNKFNFIKYPNSKYTRAIKPVNEADTEKMMSSLNRMREEDPTWVVEQSKELKQTLVHGQGEFHLRTLKWRLENNEKLMIKYEEPRIPYRETITKAARADYRHKKQSGGAGQFGEVHLIVEPYKEGMPVPDTYKFNGQEFKISVKGTEEMPLDWGGKLVFINSIVGGSIDTRFMPAILKGIMARMEQGPLTGSYARDVRVIVYDGKMHPVDSNEISFMLAGRNAFSEAFKNAGPKILEPIYDVEVFVPSDKMGDVMGDLQGRRAMIMGMSSEKGFEKLIAKVPLKEMSSYSTSLSSLTGGRASFIMKFSSYELVPADVQDKLIKEHEAKQVKEE; encoded by the coding sequence ATGAAGGTATATCAGACTAATGAAATTAAGAACATTGCCTTGTTGGGAAGTTCTGGCTCTGGGAAAACCACTCTCGTTGAAGCGATGCTATACGAGAGTGGTATTATAAAACGTAGAGGAAGCATCGCCGCCAAGAACACAGTTAGTGATTACTTCCCGGTAGAACAGGAGTATGGCTATTCTGTGTTTTCTACTGTTTTCCATACCGAATGGAACGGGAAAAAATTGAATATGATTGATTGTCCCGGTTCGGATGACTTTGTGGGTGGTGCTGTAACGGCATTGAATGTTACAGATACTGCTATTCTTTTAATCAACGGGCAGTATGGCGTTGAAGTGGGAACACAAAACCATTTCCGGTATACCGAAAAGTTTGAGAAACCTGTTATCTTTCTTGTTAACCAGCTGGATAATGATAAGTGTGATTATGATAATGTTCTTGAACAACTAAAGGATGCTTATGGTCCTAAAATTGTGCCTATTCAATACCCTTTAGCTTGTGGTTCAGGTTTTAATTCCCTGATAGATGTTCTTTTAATGAAGAAATATACTTGGAAACCCGAAGGAGGGGCTCCCACGATAGAGGATATTCCAGCAGAGGAAATGGATAAGGCAATGGAGATGCACAAAGCATTGGTTGAAGCTGCTGCAGAAAATGATGAAAGTTTGATGGAGAAATTCTTCGAGAAAGAGACATTGGAACCCGACGAAATGCGTTTGGGCATTCGTGAAGGATTGGCTACACGTGGCATATTTCCCGTTTTCTGTGTGTGTGCCGGAAAAGATATGGGCGTTCGCCGATTGATGGAATTCCTTGGAAATGTAGTACCTTATGTTTCTGATATGCCTAAAGTAACGAATACGGAAGGAAAAGAAATTGCACCGGATGTAAATAAACCTACCTCTCTTTATTTCTTTAAAACAAGTGTAGAACCTCATATTGGTGAAGTCTCCTATTTTAAAGTAATGAGCGGGAAAGTAAAAGAAGGAGATGATCTCACAAATGCAGACAGGGGCTCAAAGGAAAGAATAGCGCAGATATTTGTTGTTGCCGGAGCCAACCGTATTAAGGTTGAAGAACTTCAGGCTGGAGATATAGGCGCCACTGTGAAGCTGAAAGATGTAAAAACAGGAAATACCTTGAATGGGAAGGATTGTGATAACAAGTTTAACTTTATAAAATACCCGAACTCTAAATATACCCGGGCAATCAAACCGGTGAACGAAGCAGATACTGAAAAAATGATGAGTAGCCTTAACCGTATGCGTGAAGAAGATCCGACTTGGGTTGTAGAACAATCTAAAGAACTGAAGCAAACATTAGTGCATGGGCAGGGAGAGTTTCATCTTCGTACACTGAAGTGGCGTCTGGAAAATAATGAGAAGCTAATGATTAAATATGAGGAACCGAGGATTCCTTATCGGGAGACTATAACGAAAGCTGCCCGTGCCGATTATCGTCATAAAAAACAATCTGGTGGTGCTGGCCAGTTTGGCGAAGTGCATCTGATTGTTGAACCTTACAAAGAGGGAATGCCTGTTCCCGATACTTATAAGTTTAATGGACAGGAATTTAAGATCTCAGTTAAAGGGACTGAAGAGATGCCATTGGATTGGGGCGGAAAATTAGTGTTCATTAACAGTATTGTGGGCGGATCTATTGATACTCGTTTTATGCCTGCTATTTTAAAAGGGATTATGGCCAGAATGGAACAAGGTCCGTTGACAGGCTCTTATGCCCGGGATGTCCGTGTCATTGTTTATGATGGAAAAATGCACCCGGTTGATTCCAATGAAATATCCTTTATGCTTGCCGGTCGTAATGCATTTAGTGAAGCGTTTAAAAATGCCGGACCAAAGATCCTTGAGCCTATTTACGATGTGGAAGTCTTTGTTCCCAGTGATAAGATGGGTGATGTGATGGGTGATCTGCAGGGACGTCGTGCAATGATTATGGGTATGAGCAGCGAGAAAGGATTTGAAAAACTGATCGCCAAAGTTCCTTTGAAAGAAATGTCTTCTTATTCAACTTCATTGAGTTCGCTTACAGGCGGCAGGGCATCATTTATTATGAAATTCTCAAGTTATGAACTGGTTCCAGCAGATGTTCAGGACAAGTTGATCAAAGAACATGAGGCAAAACAAGTAAAAGAAGAATAA
- the hemW gene encoding radical SAM family heme chaperone HemW — protein sequence MAGIYLHIPFCKTRCIYCDFYSTTRSEEKNRYISALCRELQLRKTYLGDEQVETIYFGGGTPSQLTRQDFEKIFNSIEKEYSLEQCKEITLEANPDDLTPEYIKELSSLPFNRISIGIQTFNEQTLRLLKRRHTAEQAIRAVKECRLAGFQNISIDLMYGLPGETVETWEADLGQAISLNVEHISAYHLIYEEGTPLYEMLLKHKVEEVDEESSVKFFALMIERLAQAGYQHYEISNFCKPDKHSLHNSSYWTEKKYMGCGPSAHSFNGNTRQWNVSSLDQYIAGIEDGSPVIEIEELSITTRYNDYVITSLRTMWGLSLKHLKEKFGTELVQYCLYNAKKHLDTGKLEIRNDTLFLTKEGIFVSDGIMSDLIWVED from the coding sequence ATGGCTGGTATATACTTACATATCCCTTTTTGCAAAACCCGCTGTATTTATTGCGACTTTTATTCTACGACAAGAAGTGAGGAGAAAAATCGTTATATTTCTGCGCTTTGCAGGGAGTTACAACTGCGAAAAACATACCTTGGAGATGAACAGGTAGAGACCATTTACTTTGGAGGAGGTACACCTTCACAATTAACCCGGCAGGATTTTGAAAAGATATTTAATTCCATCGAAAAAGAGTACAGCCTGGAGCAGTGCAAGGAAATTACACTCGAAGCCAATCCCGATGATCTCACTCCTGAATACATAAAGGAACTTTCGTCTCTTCCTTTTAACCGCATCAGCATTGGAATACAAACATTCAATGAACAGACACTGCGTTTACTTAAGCGGAGGCATACTGCCGAACAAGCTATCAGGGCAGTTAAAGAGTGCCGATTGGCCGGGTTCCAAAATATAAGCATCGATCTGATGTACGGTTTGCCTGGAGAAACTGTGGAAACCTGGGAAGCAGATCTGGGACAGGCAATCAGCCTCAATGTGGAACATATCTCTGCTTATCATTTAATATATGAAGAAGGGACACCTCTGTACGAGATGTTGCTCAAGCATAAGGTGGAAGAGGTGGACGAAGAATCCAGTGTCAAATTCTTCGCCCTGATGATTGAACGACTTGCCCAAGCTGGATATCAGCATTATGAAATATCCAATTTTTGCAAACCAGACAAGCATTCCCTGCACAACTCCAGTTACTGGACCGAGAAAAAATATATGGGCTGCGGTCCTTCCGCACATTCCTTCAATGGAAATACCCGCCAATGGAACGTTTCGTCCCTGGATCAGTATATTGCCGGAATAGAAGATGGTAGTCCTGTTATAGAAATTGAAGAGCTTAGTATTACCACCCGATACAATGACTACGTAATTACCTCCCTGCGGACCATGTGGGGATTGTCTTTGAAGCATTTAAAGGAGAAATTTGGCACGGAATTGGTGCAATACTGCCTCTACAATGCAAAAAAGCACCTTGATACAGGCAAACTAGAAATACGAAACGATACTCTTTTCCTGACAAAAGAAGGTATTTTTGTTTCTGACGGTATTATGAGTGATCTTATTTGGGTGGAAGATTAA
- a CDS encoding LysO family transporter yields the protein MFIIAITLIMATGIYIGYRLRSKNTGAVVRVITGFIWLLLFLLGMEVGGNDKLIKGLYTFGQEAFLLMIAGVAGSILASWALWVFLSKRHDIKKEGK from the coding sequence ATGTTCATTATTGCCATTACGCTAATTATGGCTACGGGAATCTACATCGGATACAGATTGCGTAGCAAGAATACAGGAGCTGTTGTTCGTGTTATTACCGGGTTTATCTGGCTGCTCCTCTTTTTGCTGGGCATGGAAGTTGGAGGAAACGATAAACTTATCAAAGGACTTTACACCTTTGGACAGGAAGCATTTCTGCTAATGATAGCCGGAGTTGCGGGAAGTATTCTTGCATCCTGGGCACTTTGGGTCTTTCTCTCAAAAAGACATGATATAAAAAAAGAGGGAAAATGA
- a CDS encoding lysine exporter LysO family protein codes for MKGSLTIIGFFILGIIVSRYNLLPMSIIHSDLSFYTLCGLMFFVGVNIGSDKNTLENISQLNLRYALLPIMTILGTLAGCVIVSLFLSNRSISDCCAVGSGLGYYSLSSVIITEYRGAELGTIALLCNIMREIVTLLCAPILVKYFGKLTPISMGGATTADTTLPIITQSCGKNFIVISILHGCMVDFSVPFLVTFFCSL; via the coding sequence ATGAAAGGAAGTCTAACCATTATAGGTTTCTTTATATTGGGGATTATTGTAAGCCGCTACAATCTTTTACCAATGAGTATCATTCATTCTGATTTAAGTTTCTATACTCTCTGCGGATTGATGTTTTTTGTCGGTGTAAACATAGGAAGCGACAAAAACACCTTGGAGAACATCAGCCAATTGAATTTGCGTTATGCCCTGCTCCCCATTATGACCATCCTTGGAACATTAGCCGGTTGCGTTATTGTTTCTTTATTCTTATCCAATCGCTCCATCAGTGATTGTTGCGCGGTTGGTTCAGGCTTGGGCTACTATTCATTATCCAGCGTAATCATTACAGAATATCGTGGCGCCGAATTAGGTACCATTGCCTTATTATGCAATATCATGAGAGAGATTGTTACCCTATTATGCGCCCCAATCCTAGTTAAATATTTCGGAAAGCTCACCCCAATATCTATGGGTGGGGCAACAACAGCTGACACTACCTTACCTATAATCACCCAATCATGCGGAAAAAATTTTATCGTTATCTCCATTCTTCACGGCTGCATGGTTGATTTTTCCGTTCCTTTTCTGGTTACATTCTTCTGTTCACTGTAA